From a region of the Campylobacter sp. genome:
- a CDS encoding RAMP superfamily CRISPR-associated protein, giving the protein MKLLKTTITPTSSFATSLKGDTLWGQICWAIRYRYGEARLESLLENYDKEPFLIASDGFLSGFLPKPCLPLSVFGKNIDKKAIRKKIWLKADDFAEGKFQNALAGDEIESKIKQNATMKNSINYATFTTDADEFAPFALIETALPPLDIYFLIDENAFSQEELKAVMHDIGECGYGKKASIGKGRFKIDKFENLNTPASKIFMALSPFVLQGSDLVIKKCFYEPFTRFGKHGGDLASSSDVTKKPVLMAQTSALIALEDESNIQFIGKSIHGASTYKKSVQQGYAILMPTKWSGNELCKTL; this is encoded by the coding sequence ATGAAGCTCCTTAAAACCACGATTACGCCCACGTCGTCTTTTGCAACCTCGCTAAAAGGCGATACCTTATGGGGGCAAATTTGTTGGGCAATAAGATATAGATACGGCGAAGCAAGATTGGAAAGCCTTCTTGAAAATTATGATAAAGAGCCGTTTTTGATCGCTTCCGATGGATTTTTATCAGGTTTTTTGCCAAAGCCTTGCTTGCCGCTTAGCGTTTTTGGAAAAAATATCGATAAGAAAGCTATAAGAAAAAAGATTTGGCTCAAAGCGGACGATTTTGCCGAAGGCAAATTTCAAAACGCCCTAGCAGGCGATGAAATAGAGTCAAAAATCAAACAAAACGCCACAATGAAGAATTCTATTAACTACGCTACTTTTACTACCGATGCCGATGAATTCGCTCCGTTTGCACTAATCGAGACCGCATTGCCGCCACTTGATATATATTTTTTAATTGATGAAAATGCTTTTAGCCAAGAGGAATTAAAAGCTGTCATGCATGATATAGGAGAATGCGGCTACGGAAAAAAGGCAAGTATTGGCAAAGGGCGATTTAAGATCGATAAATTTGAAAATTTAAATACGCCTGCAAGTAAAATCTTTATGGCGCTCAGCCCTTTTGTTTTACAAGGATCCGATTTGGTTATCAAGAAGTGCTTTTACGAGCCATTTACTAGGTTCGGAAAGCATGGCGGAGATCTGGCTTCATCGTCAGATGTGACTAAAAAACCCGTATTAATGGCACAAACGTCAGCCCTAATAGCGCTAGAAGACGAAAGCAATATACAATTTATCGGTAAAAGCATTCACGGTGCTTCAACCTACAAAAAAAGCGTGCAACAAGGATACGCTATTTTAATGCCTACGAAATGGAGCGGAAATGAGCTTTGTAAAACACTATAA
- the csm3 gene encoding type III-A CRISPR-associated RAMP protein Csm3, with the protein MKIYSLKGDIRLLSGLHIGGGDDVMKIGGIDNQVIKDANSGRPYIPASSLKGKIRSLLEWDLGLVGLDQDKKGAPFSYKNIERAKDRKSAEILLKLFGDSDVKENKFGITRISFSDCRISLESEDKILSEAKYENIIDRQKGTAKHPRQSERVPEGIKFCYDFKIKVLEGDNIDDFKKLIKRGLNLLENDYLGGSGSRGYGRVEFSNKDEWVEK; encoded by the coding sequence ATGAAAATTTACTCTTTAAAAGGCGATATTAGGCTTTTAAGTGGACTTCACATAGGCGGTGGCGATGACGTTATGAAAATCGGCGGCATAGATAATCAAGTTATAAAAGACGCCAATTCTGGCAGGCCTTATATACCAGCTAGCTCGCTCAAAGGCAAAATTAGAAGCCTGCTTGAATGGGACTTGGGATTGGTAGGACTAGATCAAGATAAAAAAGGTGCACCATTTTCTTATAAAAATATAGAAAGAGCCAAAGATAGAAAATCTGCAGAAATTCTATTAAAGCTATTTGGGGACAGCGATGTCAAAGAAAATAAATTTGGCATCACTAGAATTAGTTTTAGCGACTGCCGAATAAGCCTCGAGAGTGAAGATAAAATTTTAAGCGAAGCAAAATATGAAAACATAATCGACCGACAAAAAGGTACCGCCAAACATCCGCGTCAAAGCGAGCGAGTACCTGAAGGAATTAAATTTTGCTACGATTTTAAAATCAAAGTATTAGAAGGCGATAATATCGATGATTTTAAAAAGCTTATCAAGCGCGGTTTAAATTTATTGGAAAATGATTATTTGGGCGGTAGCGGTTCTCGCGGATATGGAAGAGTGGAATTTAGCAACAAAGACGAATGGGTCGAAAAATGA